In Duganella zoogloeoides, a single genomic region encodes these proteins:
- the cpaB gene encoding Flp pilus assembly protein CpaB: MKLDRLKRLRHFRPGKTWIVLGVALAIGGLAAFAASRYLNTQMAAIEARSKGTTTMVVVAKVDIARGVKLDNQNVAVRSVPREYAHSVAITPDDFPRIDGQALAYPVKAGEMILWGLMETQKAPTFSARVEAGRRAMTVPVDEINSISGMLEPGDMIDLIATVDQNGKKLTFPLLQRVHVLATGQRSAEDAAGERRQFSTVTIDTSPAQAQNLIVARDIGKLTALLRNPQDNQPIGAEVNDLASLLGMKARPNGGGGGGQARRGVPVIYGNSKVPPEALYLRRTGGRALLDPGTSPAAVPADGAPDLTDRPDPMPNHPALGMR, from the coding sequence ATGAAACTCGACCGACTCAAACGACTGCGCCATTTTCGCCCTGGTAAAACCTGGATCGTCCTGGGCGTTGCGCTCGCCATTGGCGGGCTGGCGGCGTTTGCCGCCAGCCGCTATCTGAACACCCAGATGGCCGCCATCGAAGCGCGGTCCAAGGGCACGACCACAATGGTGGTGGTGGCCAAGGTGGATATCGCGCGCGGCGTCAAGCTCGACAATCAAAACGTGGCGGTGCGCAGCGTGCCGCGCGAATACGCGCACTCGGTGGCGATCACGCCGGACGACTTTCCCCGCATCGACGGTCAGGCGCTGGCCTACCCGGTCAAGGCCGGTGAAATGATTTTATGGGGATTGATGGAAACCCAGAAGGCTCCCACGTTTTCGGCGCGGGTGGAAGCGGGGCGGCGGGCGATGACGGTGCCGGTGGACGAAATCAATTCCATCTCGGGCATGCTGGAACCGGGCGACATGATCGACCTGATTGCCACCGTGGACCAGAACGGCAAAAAGCTGACCTTCCCGCTGTTGCAGCGCGTGCACGTGCTGGCCACCGGCCAGCGCAGCGCCGAAGACGCTGCCGGCGAGCGCCGCCAGTTTTCCACCGTCACCATCGACACCTCGCCGGCGCAGGCGCAAAACCTGATCGTCGCGCGCGACATCGGCAAGCTCACCGCGCTGTTGCGCAACCCGCAGGACAACCAGCCCATCGGCGCCGAGGTCAACGACCTGGCCTCGCTGCTGGGCATGAAGGCTCGGCCCAATGGCGGCGGCGGCGGTGGCCAGGCGCGCCGCGGCGTGCCTGTCATCTACGGCAACAGCAAGGTGCCGCCCGAAGCGTTGTACCTGCGCCGCACCGGCGGCCGCGCGCTGCTCGACCCGGGCACGTCGCCAGCGGCGGTGCCAGCCGATGGCGCGCCCGATCTGACCGACCGGCCCGACCCTATGCCGAACCATCCAGCCCTGGGCATGCGCTAG
- a CDS encoding type II and III secretion system protein family protein has protein sequence MLVRTLFICRRPLRRSLSLSLLSLSLSMLTGSALAAGQAQVQPAAAQAAMPAVPATRSAVPAPPPAARAALAPAAPASAPGAVAAVAGAPALPAAAAGAATAVNTRNPISAAGTMRPARATPKVVEPYAPISAGTDAVPVPEIELYVGESRVFPTPGVARIAVGNGQILSASALDGKEIIMFGNGVGVSSLFVWNEDGRYQRIKVTIVPGETARITREVAAFLRHIPKATASVVGDKVIVEGDELSDNDREKVAELAKRYPQIVNFTSPIGWEQTVLMDVKVVEFPKNELRELGLKWNPTGGGAIGAIWSPAGRGDNGASVGGRQITITSPAGQASPITNIDTTKGVVLPSSLTIMSAINMGLNAQLNLLEQNGTAAILAEPQLSTRSGAKASFLAGGEFPYSVSNLNGTTIVFKPYGIKLDIEPKVGRNGVIRAEIDSEVSSLDTSVSSVGGPALLTRRTKTEFNVRTGETIVLSGLLQRTTGTDIDKVPLLGDIPVLGALFRSKRFQNKETELVVFVTPTIVDARAPGLQDRVQRTNERLGTQMGPSPYLSDPLQPGTDPARVFVPVAPVAQDAAVTPTPSH, from the coding sequence ATGCTAGTGCGCACCCTGTTTATTTGCCGTCGCCCGTTACGGCGCTCGTTGTCGCTGTCGTTGCTGTCCCTCTCGCTATCGATGTTGACCGGCAGCGCACTGGCCGCCGGCCAGGCGCAGGTCCAGCCTGCCGCTGCCCAGGCCGCGATGCCTGCCGTGCCTGCCACGCGCAGCGCGGTACCGGCGCCGCCGCCCGCCGCCAGAGCGGCCCTGGCACCTGCTGCACCCGCATCGGCACCTGGTGCTGTCGCTGCGGTGGCCGGTGCGCCAGCGCTGCCCGCAGCGGCGGCCGGCGCTGCAACTGCCGTCAATACCCGCAATCCGATCAGCGCGGCCGGCACCATGCGGCCAGCGCGCGCGACACCCAAGGTGGTGGAGCCGTACGCGCCGATCAGCGCCGGTACCGATGCCGTGCCGGTGCCCGAAATCGAATTGTACGTGGGCGAGTCGCGCGTGTTTCCCACGCCTGGTGTGGCGCGCATTGCGGTAGGCAATGGCCAGATCCTCAGCGCCAGTGCGCTCGACGGCAAAGAAATCATCATGTTCGGCAACGGCGTGGGGGTGTCGTCGCTGTTCGTGTGGAACGAGGACGGCCGCTACCAGCGCATCAAGGTCACCATCGTGCCCGGCGAGACTGCGCGCATCACGCGCGAAGTGGCGGCGTTCCTGCGGCATATTCCGAAAGCGACGGCCTCGGTGGTGGGCGACAAGGTGATCGTCGAAGGCGACGAGCTGTCCGATAACGACCGCGAGAAAGTGGCCGAACTGGCCAAGCGCTATCCGCAGATCGTCAATTTCACCAGCCCCATCGGCTGGGAGCAGACGGTGCTGATGGACGTCAAGGTGGTGGAGTTTCCGAAAAACGAACTGCGCGAGCTGGGTCTCAAGTGGAACCCCACCGGCGGCGGCGCCATCGGCGCGATCTGGTCGCCGGCCGGGCGCGGCGACAACGGCGCCAGCGTGGGCGGGCGCCAGATCACCATCACGTCGCCAGCCGGCCAGGCCAGCCCGATCACCAATATCGATACGACCAAGGGCGTGGTGCTGCCTTCGTCGCTGACGATCATGAGCGCGATTAACATGGGTCTCAATGCCCAGCTCAATCTGCTTGAGCAAAACGGTACCGCCGCCATCCTGGCCGAGCCGCAATTGTCCACCCGCAGCGGCGCCAAGGCCAGTTTCCTGGCCGGCGGCGAGTTTCCGTATTCGGTCTCCAACCTCAACGGTACGACCATCGTCTTCAAGCCATACGGTATCAAGCTCGATATCGAACCGAAGGTGGGCCGCAACGGCGTGATCCGCGCCGAGATCGATTCCGAAGTCAGTTCGCTCGATACGTCGGTGTCGTCGGTGGGCGGACCGGCGCTGCTCACGCGCCGCACCAAGACCGAGTTCAACGTGCGCACCGGCGAAACCATCGTGTTGTCGGGCTTGCTGCAGCGGACCACCGGCACCGACATCGACAAGGTACCGCTGCTGGGCGATATCCCGGTGCTGGGCGCCCTGTTCCGCTCGAAGCGCTTCCAGAACAAGGAGACCGAGCTGGTGGTATTCGTCACGCCCACCATTGTTGACGCCCGCGCCCCCGGCCTGCAGGACCGCGTGCAGCGCACCAACGAGCGGCTGGGAACGCAGATGGGACCGTCGCCGTACCTGAGCGATCCGCTGCAGCCGGGCACCGACCCCGCCCGGGTGTTCGTGCCGGTTGCCCCGGTTGCCCAGGATGCCGCCGTTACCCCGACCCCGTCACACTAG